A genomic window from Peptococcaceae bacterium includes:
- a CDS encoding cyclic lactone autoinducer peptide translates to MKRLDNLVKRIAPVVCSLVMLAAVYGGAKAASIWGFYQPRTPKCLR, encoded by the coding sequence TGGACAACCTGGTGAAACGGATAGCCCCTGTGGTCTGCAGCCTGGTCATGTTAGCTGCCGTCTATGGAGGAGCAAAGGCGGCAAGCATATGGGGATTTTACCAGCCAAGAACACCCAAATGCCTGAGATAG
- a CDS encoding helix-turn-helix domain-containing protein, with the protein MGSEHMGSGTTLGERLKSLVKEKGMEQQEVAAVLGIKPPTFSGYVINKREPPFEKLKQFADFFSVSIDFLLGHSEIKDPYLRHLPGDLDAFVRDPANVVYLELAREIKAKTEALAGARQARER; encoded by the coding sequence ATGGGAAGTGAACACATGGGTTCGGGAACCACACTGGGAGAACGATTAAAATCGCTGGTAAAAGAAAAAGGCATGGAACAGCAAGAAGTGGCGGCAGTGCTGGGCATCAAGCCGCCGACCTTCAGCGGCTACGTCATCAATAAAAGAGAGCCTCCTTTTGAGAAACTCAAGCAGTTCGCCGATTTCTTCAGCGTCTCCATAGACTTCCTTTTGGGGCACTCCGAGATAAAAGACCCGTATTTGAGGCACTTGCCCGGCGACCTCGACGCCTTTGTGCGCGACCCCGCCAACGTGGTCTATTTGGAGCTGGCTCGGGAAATCAAAGCGAAAACGGAAGCGCTTGCGGGCGCGCGGCAGGCCAGGGAGAGGTAA
- a CDS encoding Uma2 family endonuclease, translating into MAGDKELITAQVLAEALDLSVETIWRYTRENKIPYIELGSKQYRYKLADVISALTGSVKEKTAVYKSEPPKRFTYQDYLELPEEPGYRFEILEGMLIREPSPNVMHQRVSRRLQRILEDYFWEHDPEGEIFGAPLDVTFHDITVVQPDLFYVSGEQKRIVKDTRIDGPPALVVEVLSTSSSRKDRLQKLRIYQRVQVQHYWLVNPDEKTLECFSLRDGAYTLVAAGMDEDVVEHPDFKGLSIALKALWVGSS; encoded by the coding sequence ATGGCTGGAGATAAGGAACTGATAACCGCCCAGGTTTTGGCCGAAGCCTTGGATCTTTCCGTGGAAACAATCTGGAGATACACAAGAGAGAATAAAATACCCTACATCGAATTGGGCAGCAAGCAATATCGTTATAAACTTGCTGATGTAATCAGCGCGCTGACTGGTTCAGTTAAGGAAAAAACAGCCGTATACAAAAGCGAACCCCCTAAGAGGTTCACTTACCAGGACTATCTGGAACTGCCGGAGGAACCAGGCTATCGTTTCGAGATTCTCGAAGGCATGTTGATCAGAGAGCCCTCCCCTAATGTTATGCACCAACGAGTCTCCCGCAGGCTCCAACGGATCTTGGAAGATTATTTTTGGGAGCATGATCCCGAAGGAGAAATCTTCGGCGCGCCGTTGGATGTGACCTTCCATGATATTACCGTAGTTCAGCCAGACTTGTTCTACGTGTCGGGGGAACAAAAACGGATAGTGAAAGATACCCGGATTGATGGTCCGCCCGCGCTGGTGGTTGAAGTCCTCTCTACTTCCAGCAGCCGCAAGGATCGGCTTCAAAAACTGCGGATTTACCAACGGGTTCAAGTGCAACACTATTGGCTGGTCAATCCCGATGAAAAAACCCTCGAATGTTTTTCCCTCAGGGATGGCGCATACACCCTGGTTGCAGCCGGGATGGATGAAGACGTGGTAGAACATCCGGATTTTAAAGGTTTATCCATTGCCTTAAAAGCTTTGTGGGTAGGAAGCAGCTGA
- the leuS gene encoding leucine--tRNA ligase: MQEKYDFKKIEKKWQGKWAEDRLYKVTEDPGKKKYYCLEMFPYPSGNLHMGHVRNYSIGDVVARFKTMQGYNVLHPMGWDAFGLPAENAAIKHGVAPAKWTLDNIDNMRRQLKSMGISYDWDREVASCLPDYYKWTEWLFLQFYKNGLAYKKKAHVNWCPSCATVLANEQVIDGACERCETMVEKKALEQWFFRITDYAQELLDYLEKLPGWPEKVKTMQENWIGRSEGAEIHFTVEKTGEKIPVFTTRQDTVFGATYLVLAPEHPLVEALIAGTEYEQAVRDFVKKVQQMTEIARTSTETEKEGIFTGSYVINPVNREKIPVWVANYVLYEYGTGAVMGVPAHDERDFAFAKKYGLPIRIVIQPFDRRLELEEMEDAYTGEGVMVNSGKFDGLPNEEGKKEVARCLESAGEGRVKINYRLRDWLISRQRYWGAPIPIIYCDKCGTVPVPEEDLPVMLPLDVEFRPTGESPLNHIPEFLNTTCPNCQGPARRETDTMDTFVCSSWYFLRFCDPQNGQEAFSKEKVDYWMNVDQYIGGVEHAILHLMYARFFVKALNDFGLVSVREPFQNLLTQGMVLKDGSKMSKSRGNVVSPEEIIQKYGADTARLFILFASPPERDLEWSDQGVEGCYRFINRVWRLVYSYLNDRGKDDLRTEKELTPADRELRRLLHGTIKKVTDDIEQRFNFNTAISAVMELVNGLYHYREREDQHMGLLREAIDTLIVLLAPFTPHLSEELWELAGYKESVHLQPWPAYSKDALLAEEIEVVLQVNGKVRDRLTVPARLTPKELEQAVLAMDRARAAVEGKSLVRVVTVPGKLVNIVVK, from the coding sequence GTGCAGGAGAAGTACGACTTCAAGAAAATAGAAAAGAAATGGCAGGGAAAGTGGGCGGAGGACAGGCTGTACAAGGTCACGGAGGACCCCGGCAAAAAGAAATACTACTGCCTGGAGATGTTTCCTTACCCATCGGGCAACCTGCACATGGGCCATGTTCGCAACTATTCCATAGGCGACGTGGTGGCCCGTTTCAAGACGATGCAGGGATATAACGTGCTGCACCCGATGGGCTGGGACGCCTTCGGCCTGCCGGCGGAGAACGCCGCCATCAAGCACGGGGTGGCCCCGGCCAAGTGGACGCTGGACAACATCGACAACATGAGGCGGCAGCTTAAGTCGATGGGAATAAGTTATGACTGGGACCGGGAAGTGGCCAGCTGCCTGCCCGATTATTATAAATGGACCGAGTGGCTGTTCCTCCAGTTTTATAAAAACGGCCTGGCATACAAGAAAAAGGCGCATGTCAACTGGTGCCCAAGCTGCGCGACGGTGCTGGCGAATGAACAGGTCATCGACGGGGCCTGCGAACGCTGCGAGACGATGGTGGAGAAAAAGGCCCTGGAGCAGTGGTTCTTCCGCATCACCGACTATGCCCAGGAACTCCTGGATTACCTGGAGAAGCTGCCCGGATGGCCGGAAAAAGTGAAGACCATGCAGGAAAACTGGATAGGCCGCAGCGAAGGGGCGGAGATTCATTTTACCGTCGAAAAGACGGGAGAGAAGATACCTGTTTTTACCACCAGGCAGGATACTGTCTTCGGGGCCACGTACCTTGTCCTGGCTCCCGAACACCCGCTGGTGGAGGCTCTCATCGCCGGCACAGAATATGAACAGGCTGTCCGGGATTTTGTCAAAAAAGTCCAGCAGATGACGGAAATAGCCCGGACATCAACGGAAACGGAAAAGGAAGGGATTTTCACCGGGTCATACGTCATAAATCCCGTCAACCGGGAAAAAATCCCGGTCTGGGTCGCCAACTACGTATTGTACGAGTACGGGACAGGCGCCGTGATGGGCGTGCCGGCCCACGATGAAAGGGATTTCGCCTTCGCCAAGAAATACGGCCTGCCCATCCGCATTGTCATCCAGCCGTTTGACCGGCGGCTGGAACTGGAAGAGATGGAAGACGCCTACACCGGCGAGGGGGTCATGGTCAATTCCGGCAAGTTCGACGGTCTCCCCAACGAGGAAGGGAAAAAAGAAGTCGCGCGCTGCCTGGAAAGCGCCGGCGAAGGCAGGGTGAAAATAAACTACCGCCTCAGGGATTGGCTCATTTCGCGCCAGCGGTACTGGGGAGCGCCTATTCCCATAATATACTGCGACAAGTGCGGGACGGTTCCCGTTCCGGAAGAAGACCTTCCGGTCATGCTGCCCCTGGACGTCGAATTCAGGCCGACCGGGGAGTCGCCCCTCAACCATATTCCCGAGTTTCTCAACACGACCTGCCCGAACTGCCAGGGACCGGCCCGGCGGGAGACGGACACCATGGACACCTTTGTCTGCTCGTCCTGGTATTTCTTGCGCTTCTGCGATCCCCAAAACGGCCAGGAGGCCTTCAGCAAGGAAAAGGTCGATTACTGGATGAATGTCGACCAGTATATCGGCGGGGTGGAACACGCCATCCTCCACCTCATGTATGCCCGTTTCTTTGTTAAGGCGCTCAACGACTTTGGCCTGGTGAGCGTGAGAGAGCCGTTCCAGAACCTCCTGACCCAGGGCATGGTGCTGAAAGACGGTTCCAAAATGTCCAAGTCCAGGGGCAACGTGGTCAGCCCGGAGGAGATTATCCAAAAATACGGCGCGGACACGGCCCGGCTGTTTATTCTTTTTGCCTCGCCGCCGGAACGCGACCTGGAGTGGAGCGACCAGGGGGTCGAGGGCTGTTACCGTTTCATTAATCGCGTCTGGCGCCTGGTATACAGCTACTTGAACGACCGGGGGAAAGACGACCTGCGGACGGAAAAAGAGCTTACGCCCGCCGACAGGGAACTGCGCCGCCTGCTGCACGGGACCATAAAAAAGGTAACGGACGACATAGAACAGAGGTTCAATTTTAATACGGCGATCAGCGCCGTCATGGAGCTGGTAAACGGCCTTTACCATTACCGGGAAAGGGAGGACCAGCACATGGGCCTGCTCAGGGAGGCCATTGACACCCTCATCGTCTTGCTGGCTCCCTTTACCCCGCATTTGAGCGAAGAATTGTGGGAACTGGCGGGATACAAGGAGAGCGTTCATCTCCAGCCCTGGCCGGCTTACAGCAAGGACGCCCTTCTCGCCGAAGAAATAGAGGTCGTTCTACAGGTTAACGGCAAGGTTCGCGACAGGCTGACCGTGCCGGCCCGGCTTACCCCCAAGGAACTGGAGCAGGCGGTCCTGGCGATGGACAGGGCCAGGGCGGCCGTGGAGGGCAAGTCTCTGGTCAGGGTGGTAACCGTGCCGGGCAAGCTGGTAAACATAGTGGTGAAATAA
- the iorA gene encoding indolepyruvate ferredoxin oxidoreductase subunit alpha produces the protein MKTIMSGNEAVARGAYEAGCSVAAAYPGTPSTEILESTAAYKEIYSEWSTNEKVALEIACGASIAGARALAAMKHVGLNVAADPMFTAAYTGVNGGLVIVTADDPGCHSSQNEQDNRNYAPFAKVPMLEPSDSQECKDYLKLAFELSERFDTPVLLRMTTRVCHSKGLVELGERVEAGVKEYKKDAAKYVMAPANARARRAILEERLGRLREYADTCPCNRIEWGDKRIGIITSGISYQHAREVFGEGASYLKLGLTYPLPDRLIRKFAGEVGKVYVIEENDPYLETHVRSLGVECLGKEVLPACGELSPEVIRKALLPAAGENGYSVEAEAPSRPPVLCAGCPHRGLYYALSKRRDVVVAGDIGCYTLGAMPPLSVTDTVICMGAGISAAVGMEKAFKKAGRKSKVIGCIGDSTFFHSGITGLIDAVYNKSSVAICILDNRTTAMTGHQENPGTGKTLMGEDVPVIEIEKIVKAVGIKEENIRVITPYDLVQTEKAVREACEATEPFVIISREPCALLKEVQKERRGRRCEIDTEKCKKCKACLKIGCPALVFKEGQVVIDGSMCNGCTLCLQVCRFDAVKKVGD, from the coding sequence ATGAAAACGATCATGAGCGGCAACGAGGCGGTGGCCAGGGGAGCCTATGAAGCGGGCTGCAGTGTGGCCGCCGCCTATCCGGGCACGCCGAGCACGGAAATACTGGAAAGCACCGCCGCATACAAGGAGATTTATTCCGAATGGTCCACGAACGAAAAAGTCGCCCTGGAAATAGCCTGCGGGGCTTCCATTGCCGGGGCTAGGGCCCTGGCCGCCATGAAGCACGTGGGATTAAACGTGGCGGCCGACCCCATGTTTACCGCAGCTTACACGGGCGTTAACGGGGGGCTGGTGATCGTTACGGCCGATGACCCCGGCTGTCACAGTTCGCAGAACGAGCAGGACAACCGCAACTACGCTCCTTTTGCCAAGGTGCCCATGCTTGAACCCTCCGACAGCCAAGAATGCAAGGATTACCTTAAGCTTGCCTTTGAATTGAGCGAGAGGTTCGATACTCCCGTGCTTTTGAGGATGACAACGAGGGTTTGCCACAGCAAGGGGCTGGTCGAGCTGGGGGAGAGAGTTGAGGCCGGCGTTAAGGAATATAAAAAGGACGCCGCCAAATACGTTATGGCGCCCGCCAACGCCCGGGCCAGGCGCGCGATATTGGAAGAAAGGCTTGGCAGGCTGCGGGAGTATGCCGATACCTGCCCCTGCAACAGGATCGAGTGGGGAGACAAAAGGATCGGGATCATCACCAGCGGCATTTCTTACCAGCATGCCCGCGAGGTTTTCGGGGAAGGCGCCTCCTACCTGAAGCTTGGGCTGACCTACCCCCTGCCCGACAGGTTGATAAGGAAATTTGCCGGCGAGGTCGGAAAAGTGTACGTCATCGAGGAAAACGACCCCTACCTGGAAACGCACGTCAGGTCGCTGGGCGTTGAGTGCCTGGGCAAGGAAGTTCTTCCCGCCTGCGGCGAGCTGAGCCCCGAGGTGATCAGGAAAGCCCTCCTGCCGGCGGCGGGCGAAAACGGGTACAGCGTGGAAGCGGAAGCGCCTTCCCGGCCGCCGGTCCTGTGCGCGGGGTGCCCGCACCGCGGACTATACTATGCCTTGAGCAAGCGCAGGGATGTGGTGGTGGCCGGGGATATCGGCTGCTACACCCTGGGCGCGATGCCGCCCCTGTCGGTGACCGATACCGTCATCTGCATGGGAGCAGGCATTTCCGCGGCCGTAGGAATGGAAAAAGCCTTCAAAAAGGCGGGCCGAAAAAGTAAAGTGATCGGCTGCATCGGGGATTCCACGTTTTTCCACTCGGGGATCACCGGGCTGATCGACGCCGTGTACAACAAGAGCAGTGTGGCCATCTGCATCCTCGACAACAGGACCACCGCCATGACCGGTCACCAGGAGAACCCGGGAACAGGGAAAACGCTGATGGGCGAGGATGTCCCCGTCATTGAAATAGAAAAGATAGTTAAAGCCGTGGGCATCAAGGAAGAAAACATCAGGGTCATTACCCCGTATGACCTGGTCCAAACGGAAAAAGCGGTCAGGGAAGCCTGTGAGGCGACCGAACCTTTTGTCATTATCAGCCGGGAGCCGTGCGCCCTGCTCAAAGAGGTGCAGAAGGAACGCCGGGGACGGCGATGCGAGATTGATACCGAAAAATGCAAGAAATGCAAGGCTTGCCTGAAAATAGGCTGTCCGGCCCTGGTCTTTAAAGAAGGCCAGGTTGTCATCGACGGGTCGATGTGCAACGGCTGTACCCTTTGCCTGCAGGTATGCAGATTTGACGCTGTAAAAAAGGTGGGTGACTGA
- a CDS encoding indolepyruvate oxidoreductase subunit beta — protein MTRSVLLVGVGGQGTILTSKVLAGGLIKLGHDVKMSEIHGMAQRGGSVTTQVRYGEKVYSPSIGKGEADVLVAFEKVEALRWLPWLKKGGTLIVNDYEIYSLPVLTGAENYPEGIVEQLEKAVERIIVLNAAKIAADLGSIKAQNIVLLGVLVRALGLDGKDGPDWLKMVRENVPAGLRDLNARAFEAGMNA, from the coding sequence ATGACCAGAAGCGTTTTGCTGGTGGGGGTAGGAGGGCAGGGTACTATCCTGACCTCGAAGGTGCTTGCCGGCGGGTTGATAAAACTGGGCCACGACGTGAAGATGTCGGAGATTCACGGCATGGCCCAGCGCGGGGGGAGCGTTACCACCCAGGTCAGATACGGTGAAAAGGTGTATTCCCCCAGCATCGGCAAAGGGGAGGCTGATGTACTGGTGGCCTTTGAAAAAGTGGAAGCCCTGCGGTGGCTTCCCTGGCTCAAGAAAGGCGGCACGCTCATTGTCAACGATTACGAAATATACTCCCTGCCCGTGTTGACCGGCGCAGAGAACTACCCGGAGGGCATCGTCGAACAGCTGGAGAAAGCGGTGGAGAGAATTATTGTTCTGAACGCCGCCAAGATTGCCGCGGACCTGGGCAGCATAAAGGCCCAGAACATAGTCTTGCTGGGGGTGCTGGTTAGAGCCCTCGGCCTGGACGGCAAGGACGGCCCGGACTGGCTGAAGATGGTCAGGGAAAACGTCCCCGCCGGGCTCAGGGACCTGAATGCAAGGGCCTTCGAGGCCGGGATGAACGCATAA
- a CDS encoding FAD-binding protein has product MKTFTTGVLVIGGGAAGLAAAVTARRLGKQVLAVSKYGPGAATCTTVSNAGFSKPGGTFTKEKYRKATLQSGLGLNESELVNYLTEHAEEDLGELVMMGVPLEERPDGCFCKAKSPFSRGASIVLPLRAYAKKIGVDFIHPYLIWELVVRENRVLGAWGYHQKTEEPALFLAQSVILAAGGAAAIYHNNDNPSSITGDGYAMAARTGLELIDMEFVQFYPLCAVINDSNHKVVVLPPVSAEVAALKNNEEENLIHKYGISRPAAIKSRDLTSRAIIMEKNAHLDFSSVTEEDWQKGAAVFDKEGTWQLKEWLEKRCFPRTRKIPLTPAAHFCIGGIKSDFQGKTALQGLFAAGEVTGGLHGANRLGGNALSEAFVFGKQAGLTAAYSGGCSFPALMQDNLVKEINKKAGLLLEETSNPAAADPAAVRRQLALLMCEKVGVIRNGPDLTRALEEIIKLKELPLSRLQAGIARALEVKNMLLVGEMICRAALFRQESRGCHYRLDFPERDDTCWKYHSCITKKDSSFEMQKLAVR; this is encoded by the coding sequence ATGAAAACTTTTACCACCGGCGTGCTGGTAATTGGCGGCGGGGCGGCGGGACTCGCGGCCGCTGTTACTGCCCGCCGCCTCGGCAAACAGGTACTGGCAGTCTCCAAGTATGGGCCTGGTGCAGCCACCTGCACCACGGTCAGCAATGCCGGTTTTAGCAAACCGGGGGGGACCTTTACCAAGGAAAAGTACCGCAAAGCCACCCTGCAAAGCGGCCTTGGCCTGAACGAAAGCGAACTGGTTAATTACCTGACAGAACATGCCGAAGAAGACCTCGGCGAGCTGGTCATGATGGGAGTTCCTTTGGAAGAAAGGCCCGACGGCTGTTTTTGCAAGGCAAAAAGCCCTTTTTCCCGCGGTGCTTCAATCGTTTTACCCCTGCGAGCCTACGCAAAAAAAATAGGTGTTGACTTTATTCACCCTTACCTGATCTGGGAGCTTGTTGTAAGGGAAAACCGTGTCCTGGGCGCCTGGGGTTACCACCAGAAAACAGAAGAACCCGCTCTGTTCCTGGCCCAGTCGGTGATACTCGCCGCCGGCGGCGCGGCGGCCATCTATCATAACAACGACAACCCGTCTTCCATAACAGGCGACGGCTATGCAATGGCCGCCCGTACCGGACTGGAACTGATCGACATGGAATTCGTCCAGTTTTATCCCCTTTGCGCCGTCATTAATGATTCTAACCACAAGGTGGTTGTCCTGCCGCCCGTATCGGCGGAGGTCGCTGCCCTCAAAAACAACGAAGAAGAGAACCTCATCCACAAATACGGCATCTCCCGGCCTGCAGCAATAAAATCCAGGGATTTAACCTCCCGGGCCATTATCATGGAAAAAAACGCACACCTCGATTTTTCATCCGTTACGGAAGAAGACTGGCAAAAAGGAGCGGCGGTTTTTGATAAGGAGGGCACTTGGCAGCTGAAAGAATGGTTGGAAAAACGCTGTTTTCCAAGAACAAGAAAAATCCCGCTGACCCCAGCAGCTCATTTCTGCATAGGCGGGATAAAATCCGATTTCCAGGGCAAAACCGCCCTGCAGGGACTTTTTGCCGCCGGTGAAGTGACAGGCGGTCTGCACGGGGCCAACAGGCTGGGGGGCAACGCTCTTTCCGAAGCCTTTGTGTTCGGCAAACAGGCGGGATTAACTGCCGCATACAGCGGCGGCTGCAGTTTTCCCGCTTTGATGCAAGACAACTTGGTAAAAGAGATTAACAAGAAAGCCGGCCTTCTTCTGGAGGAGACCTCCAACCCCGCTGCGGCGGACCCCGCCGCTGTCAGGCGCCAATTGGCTCTCCTCATGTGTGAAAAGGTGGGAGTAATAAGGAACGGCCCGGATTTAACCCGTGCCCTGGAGGAGATCATAAAACTCAAAGAACTGCCTTTAAGCCGGTTACAGGCGGGAATAGCCAGGGCCCTCGAGGTAAAAAACATGCTCCTGGTCGGCGAAATGATTTGCCGGGCCGCCCTCTTTCGCCAGGAAAGCCGGGGTTGCCACTACCGGCTTGATTTTCCTGAACGCGACGATACCTGCTGGAAATACCACAGCTGTATAACAAAAAAAGACAGCAGTTTCGAAATGCAAAAACTGGCCGTAAGGTAG
- a CDS encoding NAD(+) synthase, with protein sequence MTSFGFVRAAVASPELRVANPSYNILRIMELMKEAEKRDAALVVFPELSITGYTCGDLFNQRILLDGALLALRELLEKTRDCCILSVVGLPLAIDSRLYNCAAVLLKGRILGVVPKMHPPSYREYYEKRWFSPGYEISRETGEIELLGTRVPFGNLVFRSQKPGFTLGVEICEDLWTPIPPSSFLSLYGAQVIANLSASNELVAKAEYRKQLVSQQSARCVCAYLYANAGVFESTTDMVFSGDCLICENGRVLVAARRFARESRAWFADLDLDVLEHDRRVIKSFADNRSFAAGPIKYRTVDFALDKVLEPLNKGVERKIDKNPFAPGEPSTIDERCSEIFNIQVAGLARRMEHTGSKFAVVGVSGGLDSTLALLVAARTTDLLGISPRSVLAVTMPGFGTTDKTRENALALMKALGVSIREIDIRKACFQHFEDIGHDPGIYDVTYENTQARERMQVLMDLANKVGGLVVGTGDLSELALGWATYNGDHMSMYSVNGGVPKTLVRFLVKWVADNVLTGETRAVLYRVLDTPISPELLPPDEKGDIRQETENLIGPYELHDFFLFYTLRYGMPPQKILFLAEKAYEGTYTPGEIKKWLKVFYQRFFRSQFKRSCLPDGPKVGSVNLSPRGDWRMPSDADGSLWVLGLEEQAEGENIYEKAKEE encoded by the coding sequence ATGACAAGTTTCGGTTTCGTCAGGGCTGCGGTAGCCTCGCCTGAACTAAGGGTGGCCAACCCGTCCTACAATATCCTCAGAATTATGGAACTGATGAAGGAGGCGGAAAAGAGGGACGCCGCCCTGGTCGTCTTTCCCGAGCTTTCCATAACCGGGTACACCTGCGGCGACCTTTTCAACCAGCGAATCCTCCTGGACGGGGCACTCCTGGCCTTAAGGGAACTGCTTGAAAAAACCAGGGACTGCTGCATACTGTCTGTTGTGGGTCTTCCGCTGGCCATCGACAGCCGGCTTTACAACTGCGCGGCCGTCTTATTAAAAGGCCGTATCCTGGGAGTGGTTCCTAAGATGCACCCGCCCAGCTACAGGGAGTATTACGAAAAAAGGTGGTTTTCTCCAGGTTATGAAATAAGCCGGGAGACGGGGGAGATTGAGCTTCTCGGCACGAGGGTCCCTTTCGGCAACCTGGTTTTCAGATCGCAAAAGCCCGGTTTTACGCTTGGTGTTGAAATATGCGAGGACCTGTGGACCCCGATACCGCCCAGTTCTTTTCTCTCCCTTTACGGGGCGCAGGTGATCGCCAACCTTTCTGCGAGCAATGAACTGGTGGCCAAGGCAGAATACAGGAAACAGCTGGTATCGCAGCAGAGCGCCAGGTGCGTGTGCGCTTATCTCTACGCAAACGCCGGGGTTTTTGAGTCTACGACGGATATGGTATTCAGCGGCGACTGCCTCATTTGCGAGAACGGCAGGGTCCTGGTCGCCGCCCGGAGGTTTGCCAGGGAGAGCCGTGCCTGGTTCGCGGACCTTGACCTGGATGTCCTGGAGCATGACCGGCGGGTGATAAAAAGCTTTGCGGACAACCGGAGTTTTGCCGCCGGCCCGATTAAATACAGGACGGTTGATTTTGCCCTGGACAAGGTCTTAGAGCCTCTTAACAAGGGCGTTGAGAGGAAAATAGACAAAAACCCCTTTGCCCCCGGCGAACCTTCAACTATAGACGAGAGGTGCAGTGAGATTTTCAACATCCAGGTGGCCGGCCTGGCCAGGCGGATGGAACACACCGGGTCGAAATTTGCCGTCGTGGGGGTATCCGGGGGGCTTGATTCGACCCTGGCCCTGCTGGTAGCCGCAAGGACTACGGATCTGCTGGGGATTTCCCCGCGCAGTGTTCTGGCCGTAACAATGCCCGGCTTTGGGACTACGGACAAAACCCGCGAGAACGCTCTTGCCCTCATGAAAGCGCTCGGTGTGTCCATCAGGGAAATCGACATCAGAAAGGCCTGCTTCCAGCATTTTGAAGACATCGGCCATGACCCCGGAATTTATGACGTGACTTATGAGAACACCCAGGCCAGGGAAAGGATGCAGGTCCTCATGGACCTGGCCAACAAGGTGGGAGGGCTGGTCGTGGGTACGGGAGATTTATCCGAACTGGCGCTGGGCTGGGCGACGTACAACGGCGACCATATGTCCATGTATTCGGTCAACGGGGGCGTTCCGAAAACCCTGGTCAGGTTCCTGGTAAAATGGGTTGCCGACAATGTTTTGACCGGTGAGACCAGGGCCGTCTTGTACAGGGTCCTTGATACGCCAATCAGCCCTGAACTGCTGCCGCCCGACGAAAAAGGAGACATCCGGCAGGAAACGGAAAACCTGATCGGGCCTTACGAGCTTCACGATTTCTTTCTTTTTTATACATTAAGGTACGGCATGCCGCCCCAAAAAATTCTCTTCCTGGCCGAAAAAGCTTATGAAGGGACTTATACGCCAGGTGAGATCAAGAAATGGCTGAAGGTTTTTTACCAGAGGTTCTTTCGCAGCCAGTTCAAAAGGTCCTGTCTTCCCGACGGGCCTAAGGTCGGTTCGGTCAACCTGTCGCCGAGGGGAGACTGGCGGATGCCCAGCGACGCGGACGGTTCCCTTTGGGTCCTCGGCCTGGAAGAGCAAGCCGAAGGCGAAAATATATACGAAAAAGCAAAAGAAGAGTAG